Genomic DNA from uncultured Methanospirillum sp.:
TGCATCACTGCCCCTGATGCCCCTGACAGGTGAACATTTGCAATCCTGCCCTCTGCACTCGAGAGGAACTCATCAAGCACATCACTGCCACGCGATGAAACATGGCAGGCATCAAGGGTGACAGAAAGCCACTCGCGATCCTCAAGGAGATTAGAGATCTCTTCAGGTGTTGTGAGCAGGGCGTTGACCTGCGGCTCCATGTTCTCGATCGCGACAGAGACCTGTGATGACTCTGCAAGATCGGCTATCTCATCGAGCATATGATCAAGGCGGTGGTAATCGAGCTCTGTCGGCGGCCTTTTCGATGTTCTCCGTCCCGGGTGGATCGTGCAGACCGCAGCACCGAGGGATTCTGCCAGTCGTATTGAGTGTTGTATCCACTTGATCGAGGCCTCAACTACGTCAGGATTGATCGAGCAGGGGTTGAGATCAAGGACCGGGGCATGCACTGACAGGTGTGAGGGAAGCGGGTACTGCCTGACCACATGGTTCAGACGGTCCTCCGGGAGTCCTGAAAGCCACCAGTCCGGTGTTTCTGGCCAGAACTCGAGGGTATCAGCGCCTGTTCTCCTGACCGCATCAAAGATCAGGTCAAGAGGATGATCGTGGAAGAACATCGTCGAGAAGGAGATCTCCATTACCATTGATTATCTATACCGGGGGAAATAACCTCAGGTGAAGATGGATCAGCAGACTCTGGATTCCTGGGGAGCTCAGGAGAAACCTGCGGTCATGCGGGTATCTGAAGTTACTGCAGTGATATCCAGACTTCTTGATACCCCGGCTCTGACCAACATCAGGGTGATCGGCGAGATCACCAACTACAAGAAACACGGGTCAGGGCATCTCTACTTCTCACTTTCAGAGCGGCAGGGGAGTAAAGAGTTCGTGATCAGGTGCACGATCTGGAAGACCGCTGCCAAGTACCTCCCCTGGACACCCGAGGACGGGATGATCGTCGAGGCGTTCGGGACCATCAACCACTACGAAGGGGGAGGGCAGTACAACCTGAACGTCACCCAGATGTGGCAGTCAGGGGCAGGCGAGAAGGCCCTGCTCATCGAACGGTGGAAGAAGGAACTCGGGCTGAAAGGATACTTCTCTCCTGACCGAAAACGTCCTCTCCCTGATTACCCGGTCAGGATTGGGGTTGTCACATCAGAGACCGGTGTCGTCATCCATGACATCCAGAACGTGCTCTCCTGCAGGTTCCCGGTCGAGATCGTCCTCTCGCCGACTGCAGTGCAGGGCCCGACCGCCCATGAGGAGATTGCAGCCGCAATACGGCGGGTTGCACCAATGGTGGATCTCGTGATCGTCGGGAGAGGAGGGGGCAGTTTTGAGGACCTCTTCGCCTTCAACAACCCTGCTGTCGTGGAGGCTATCGCCACCTGCCCGGTCCCGGTCATTGCAGCCATAGGGCACGAGGTCGATGTGACCCTGGCAGATCTCGCTGCAGATGTGAGGGCATCAACACCGTCACATGCTGCCGAGCTTGCAGTCCGTGATAGGAAGACAGAACTCGAACAGATATCCCAGATCAGGAGCCGGATCGTAAGAAGACTCCTCTCCAGGATGGAGCAGGCAGACGAGGAACTCAACGATCTGCGTGACCGGTTCTTACCGGTGAGGATGGAGCGGAGACTTGCTGAACGAAGGCAGAACCTGGTTGACATCACCGATCGGATGAGCAGCCTCTCTGAACTCTCGCTCGGCAGGCTGAAGGTCCAGGCCACTGAACTCCGGGCCAGGCTTGAGGCGAGGAATCCGGCAGGTATTCTTATGAGGGAGATTCCTGAACGGAGGATCAGGGTTGCAGATCTGGACAGGCAACTCAGCCACGGGGCAGGTTCATTTCTTGCACGGTACCGTGCAGAACTAGATTCCTTATCAAAGATCCTTGAGGCACGGAGCCCGTATGCTGCTGCCAGGGACGGATACTGCATCGTCCTTATGGACGGCAGGGCAGTCACCTCTGCAGGTGTGCTCTCACAGGGCGAGATGGTGGAACTCAAATTCAGAGACGGGGCTGCATCGGCAGTCATTGAGCAGGTGAAACCGAATGAAGAAGTATGAGGAACTGGTGAGCGATCTCAAGGAGATCGTCAAGAAGATTGAGGACGGAGAGACGAGCCTTGATGAGATGATCACGCTGTATGAACAGGGGAGTGTGCTCATCAAGCAGTGCGAAGAGCGGCTGGCTGAGGCAGAGATGAAGATCAGCAAACTTTCAAAGGAGTAATTATGAGAACAATTCTGCTCATTCTGGTTCTTCTGCTCGGAGGAATGGTCGCACTATCAGGCTGCACAAAGTATGCCGATCCTGAGCTGAAGATAACGACAAACCTCTCAAAGGTATCTGATGACCCGGGCACAGGAAACATCACCTATGATGTGAAGCTGACAGTCGCCAATACCGGGACCAACAACGCGTACAGGGTCAAGGTCATGACGATCCTCTCAACTGCGAAGGATCAGCCAGAATACAGGTTTACAAACAGGAATACCGATGTCGGGGATGTGGAGAAAGGAGATGTCAAGTCATTTACCGAGCGAATGACCATTCCTGCAACGAAGACGAATTATGATCTCATCGTTGCCGGAACACAGCAGCCCACAGTAGAGACTCAGATCATGTCAGTCTCTTCAAACGTGATGGGGTAGGTCAGGCTACTCCAATACTTTTATCAATCCTCATGGAGAAGATGAGTCTGTGAGTGCCACCAACCGTGTCCTTCTGATCCTGGATGTTGTCAAGGGGATCATTGCGGTTCTCTTCGGCAACATAGGACTGCCACCTCTGGTCAG
This window encodes:
- the xseB gene encoding exodeoxyribonuclease VII small subunit, whose translation is MKKYEELVSDLKEIVKKIEDGETSLDEMITLYEQGSVLIKQCEERLAEAEMKISKLSKE
- a CDS encoding sugar phosphate isomerase/epimerase family protein, giving the protein MEISFSTMFFHDHPLDLIFDAVRRTGADTLEFWPETPDWWLSGLPEDRLNHVVRQYPLPSHLSVHAPVLDLNPCSINPDVVEASIKWIQHSIRLAESLGAAVCTIHPGRRTSKRPPTELDYHRLDHMLDEIADLAESSQVSVAIENMEPQVNALLTTPEEISNLLEDREWLSVTLDACHVSSRGSDVLDEFLSSAEGRIANVHLSGASGAVMHLPVKGNSWAEQSLLSLVGAGYDGLVTLEINDLSVGDPLSAEEKIRMISEDVRFVRDHLA
- the xseA gene encoding exodeoxyribonuclease VII large subunit, producing the protein MDQQTLDSWGAQEKPAVMRVSEVTAVISRLLDTPALTNIRVIGEITNYKKHGSGHLYFSLSERQGSKEFVIRCTIWKTAAKYLPWTPEDGMIVEAFGTINHYEGGGQYNLNVTQMWQSGAGEKALLIERWKKELGLKGYFSPDRKRPLPDYPVRIGVVTSETGVVIHDIQNVLSCRFPVEIVLSPTAVQGPTAHEEIAAAIRRVAPMVDLVIVGRGGGSFEDLFAFNNPAVVEAIATCPVPVIAAIGHEVDVTLADLAADVRASTPSHAAELAVRDRKTELEQISQIRSRIVRRLLSRMEQADEELNDLRDRFLPVRMERRLAERRQNLVDITDRMSSLSELSLGRLKVQATELRARLEARNPAGILMREIPERRIRVADLDRQLSHGAGSFLARYRAELDSLSKILEARSPYAAARDGYCIVLMDGRAVTSAGVLSQGEMVELKFRDGAASAVIEQVKPNEEV